Proteins encoded in a region of the Hemiscyllium ocellatum isolate sHemOce1 chromosome 10, sHemOce1.pat.X.cur, whole genome shotgun sequence genome:
- the LOC132819594 gene encoding octapeptide-repeat protein T2-like: protein MRVVGQARGMRVHERELGRATGGRVHEREVGRARGRRVHEREVGRARGGRVHEREVGRARGRRVHEREVGQARGMRVHEREVGRAPGGRVHEREVGRARGRRVHEREVGRARGGRVHEREVGRATGGRVHEREVGRARGGRVHEREVGRARGGRVHEREVGRATGGRVHEREVGRARGGGRLREVKQARRGRGRLRAGGHVEGAATT from the coding sequence ATGCGCGTGGTGGGACAGGCACGTGGAATGAGGGTCCATGAGCGCGAGCTGGGACGGGCAACTGGAGGGAGGGTCCATGAGCGCGAGGTGGGACGGGCACGTGGAAGGAGGGTCCATGAGCGCGAGGTGGGACGGGCACGTGGAGGGAGGGTCCATGAGCGCGAGGTGGGACGGGCACGTGGAAGGAGGGTCCATGAGCGCGAGGTGGGACAGGCACGTGGAATGAGGGTCCATGAGCGCGAGGTGGGACGGGCACCTGGAGGGAGGGTCCATGAGCGCGAGGTGGGACGGGCACGTGGAAGGAGGGTCCATGAGCGCGAGGTGGGACGGGCACGTGGAGGGAGGGTCCATGAGCGCGAGGTGGGACGGGCAACTGGAGGGAGGGTCCATGAGCGCGAGGTGGGACGGGCACGTGGAGGGAGGGTCCATGAGCGCGAGGTGGGACGGGCACGTGGAGGGAGGGTCCATGAGCGCGAGGTGGGACGGGCAACTGGAGGGAGGGTCCATGAGCGCGAGGTGGGACGGGCACGTGGAGGGGGCCGTCTTCGCGAGGTGAAGCAGGCACGTCGAGGGCGGGGCCGTTTGCGAGCGGGGGGTCACGTGGAGGGCGCGGCCACAACGTGA